A region from the Zonotrichia leucophrys gambelii isolate GWCS_2022_RI chromosome Z, RI_Zleu_2.0, whole genome shotgun sequence genome encodes:
- the LOC135459644 gene encoding TOG array regulator of axonemal microtubules protein 2-like, translating into MADTLLTVTPQMATGAKRREEPLHGHGQKDRAFSDPQQSLQEALSMLGSDDWELKKKGLFNITRLAESHAEVLLCRLREICLAVTSEVTNLQSKASCSAIVTLGELFGILKKDMDSEADEVAGVLLPMLWNSPEFIQKAACQSLGMIVENVTPAQAMTALMDRGVKGRYVQGMENQKAECPSVKEPVKERNDGSKESQSPLPSSKRYRALLSDIFDYFVLRINDTHKRVKEKALDVLAEITGLLEDALNPVMNCLVEGITRNLNAKDPRVHATAVKALNKSVAHLVLVEWVYARSPEVVQRYALPVLWSCLENKVLLVRSANVCAVVKLACALCEVMGTQLIKCADSKPPHVQENLSSLLGW; encoded by the exons atggccgACACTCTCCTTACAGTGACCCCGCAGATGGCCACTGGTGCCAAGCGCCGAGAGGAGCCGCTCCATGGGCATGGGCAGAAGGACAGAGCATTTTCAGACCCACAGCAGTCCTTGCAGGAGGCGCTCTCCATGCTGGGCAGCGATGACTG GGAACTGAAGAAGAAGGGACTCTTCAACATCACACGCCTGGCTGAGTCCCATGCAGAAGTCCTGCTTTGTCGACTTCGTGAGATTTGCTTGGCAGTTACCAGCGAG GTGACCAACCTCCAGTCCAAGGCGTCCTGCTCTGCAATCGTCACTCTGGGAGAGCTCTTTGGAATCTTGAAGAAGGACATGGACTCCGAGGCTGATGAGGTTGCTGGGGTCCTTCTCCCCATGTTGTGGAACTCCCCAGAGTTTATTCAGAAGGCAGCCTGTCAGAGCCTGGGGATGATAGTAGAGAACGTGACTCCTGCACAAGCAATGACTGCTCTCATGGATAGGGGAGTCAA GGGCCGCTATGTCCAG GGGATGGAAAACCAGAAGGCTGAATGCCCATCTGTCAAGGAGCCAGTGAAGGAGAGGAACGATGGCTCAAAGGAGTCCCAGTCCCCATTGCCTTCTAGCAAACGATACAGAGCACTTTTGTCAGAT atttttgattattttgtccTGAGAATAAATGACACCCACAAGAGAGTGAAGGAGAAGGCGCTGGACGTGCTGGCAGAAATCACAGGACTCCTGGAAGATGCCCTGAACCCAGTGATGAACTGTTTGGTGGAAGGGATAACAAGGAACCTGAATGCAAAGGATCCCAGGGTTCATGCCACAGCTGTGAAGGCACTGAACAAATCTGTTGCTCATTTAG TGCTTGTGGAATGGGTTTATGCCAGGAGCCCTGAAGTGGTGCAGCGCTACGCCCTGCCCGTGCTCTGGTCCTGCCTGGAGAacaaggtgctgctggtgcGAAGTGCCAACGTCTGCGCTGTGGTCAAGCTGGCCTGTGCCCTCTGCGAGGTGATGGGCACCCAGCTGATCAAGTGTGCTGACAGCAAGCCTCCACATGTGCAGGAAAACCTCTCCAGCCTTTTGGGCTGGTGA